One window of Streptomyces sp. SUK 48 genomic DNA carries:
- a CDS encoding toxin-antitoxin system, toxin component family protein, with translation MGIAGARQRAAQLTARLRRPGGSGTAMRSLAGELASAVRARPEAPDDVRGLCRALCEEMSALRGGRPLELRFERFPDEIEVTGLWVEFADFDLVIVEDRAEDVQQLVILGHELWHLHAGHRHHHLAGDAAARAFAEAPGWPDTALTVAARNGSRETDEAEADDFGHRLATLFRARPGGSGDTPQDPLQRALGYRGRGGAAR, from the coding sequence ATGGGCATCGCGGGCGCGCGACAGCGGGCGGCACAGCTGACCGCACGACTGCGACGCCCCGGCGGCTCCGGCACGGCCATGCGTTCGCTCGCCGGCGAACTGGCCTCGGCGGTCCGCGCCCGGCCCGAAGCACCCGACGACGTACGGGGGTTGTGCCGGGCGCTGTGCGAGGAGATGAGCGCGCTGCGCGGCGGCCGGCCGCTGGAGCTGCGCTTCGAGCGCTTCCCGGACGAGATCGAAGTGACCGGGCTGTGGGTGGAGTTCGCCGACTTCGACCTGGTCATCGTGGAGGACCGGGCCGAGGACGTGCAGCAACTGGTCATTCTCGGACACGAGTTGTGGCACCTGCACGCCGGGCACCGGCACCACCACCTCGCCGGTGACGCGGCGGCCCGCGCCTTCGCCGAGGCGCCCGGCTGGCCGGACACCGCGCTCACGGTGGCCGCGCGCAACGGGTCCCGGGAGACGGACGAGGCCGAGGCGGACGACTTCGGGCACCGGCTCGCCACCCTGTTCCGGGCCCGGCCCGGCGGGTCCGGGGACACCCCGCAGGACCCCTTGCAGCGTGCCCTCGGCTATCGCGGGCGGGGCGGAGCGGCGCGGTGA